Proteins encoded within one genomic window of Cellulomonas flavigena DSM 20109:
- a CDS encoding helix-turn-helix domain-containing protein has protein sequence MHPVSERIRDARERSGLSQADLARAAMMHPSYVSHLERGVRGPGDGALERLARALGVTTTYLEQGERSPEYQASEAAVVRARQLVRAGRAAEAVTELAAVRLGSLDVDQCARVLLAYAEALDLAGDLEASVEVLADATRRLTAGHRPRRAAYAATRLVMALTEAGDLHGAVRAGEDHVAALGAGAAGTDELFRLESTLVWAYVARGDVTYARVRGDDLLARALVHGSARAVWSVHWNLAFVDDALGDADDALAHLRAALSIAGGEEAERDVPRLRLDLAHLLLAVTPARPREALAELDAASTALEVSESQVELARAATIRSRALLVLGQNRDALVHAARAAEMLAAGERRDAAAAHEALGDALLAAGERAAAIKAYRQVEDRLDVTPAGRPAALAWRRLGDRLRLAGDDRARVAAAYRRALDAAGVGTTRR, from the coding sequence GTGCACCCCGTCAGTGAACGCATCCGTGACGCCCGTGAGCGGTCCGGGCTGTCGCAGGCCGATCTCGCCCGCGCGGCGATGATGCACCCCAGCTACGTGTCGCACCTGGAGCGCGGCGTCCGCGGCCCGGGTGACGGGGCTCTCGAGAGGCTCGCGCGCGCCCTGGGCGTCACCACCACCTACCTCGAGCAGGGCGAGCGCTCGCCCGAGTACCAGGCGTCCGAGGCGGCGGTCGTGCGTGCGCGGCAGCTCGTGCGCGCCGGCCGCGCGGCCGAGGCGGTCACCGAGCTCGCGGCCGTCCGGCTCGGGTCGCTCGACGTCGACCAGTGCGCGCGCGTCCTGCTGGCGTACGCCGAGGCGCTCGACCTCGCGGGGGACCTCGAGGCGTCGGTCGAGGTGCTCGCCGACGCCACGCGGCGCCTGACGGCGGGGCACCGCCCGCGCCGGGCGGCGTACGCGGCGACCCGCCTGGTGATGGCGCTGACCGAGGCCGGCGACCTGCACGGCGCCGTCCGCGCCGGCGAGGACCACGTCGCGGCGCTGGGTGCGGGAGCGGCGGGCACGGACGAGCTGTTCCGTCTCGAGTCGACGCTCGTCTGGGCCTACGTCGCGCGTGGCGACGTGACGTACGCGCGCGTCCGCGGGGACGACCTGCTCGCGCGCGCGCTCGTGCACGGCTCGGCGCGCGCGGTGTGGTCGGTCCACTGGAACCTCGCATTCGTCGACGACGCGCTCGGCGACGCGGACGACGCGCTCGCGCACCTGCGTGCGGCACTCTCGATCGCCGGCGGCGAGGAGGCCGAGCGCGACGTCCCGCGTCTGCGCCTGGACCTCGCGCACCTGCTGCTCGCGGTGACCCCGGCCCGCCCCCGCGAGGCGCTGGCCGAGCTCGACGCCGCGAGCACCGCGCTCGAGGTCAGCGAGTCGCAGGTCGAGCTGGCCCGCGCGGCCACGATCCGCTCGCGCGCGCTCCTGGTCCTGGGGCAGAACCGCGACGCGCTGGTCCACGCCGCCCGGGCCGCCGAGATGCTCGCCGCGGGTGAGCGGCGCGACGCCGCCGCGGCGCACGAGGCGCTCGGCGACGCGCTGCTCGCCGCGGGCGAGCGCGCCGCCGCGATCAAGGCCTACCGGCAGGTCGAGGACCGTCTCGACGTCACCCCTGCGGGTCGTCCCGCGGCGCTCGCGTGGCGCCGTCTGGGTGACCGGCTGCGTCTGGCCGGTGACGACCGTGCGCGCGTCGCGGCGGCGTACCGCCGCGCGCTCGACGCGGCCGGGGTGGGGACGACCCGCCGCTGA
- a CDS encoding GH39 family glycosyl hydrolase, translated as MPAAPHPAPTVDGAPADGRTLRHVWNECVGAGRANEALRADWQQHFREAVDVLGARYVRFHGLFHDDMFVYRGNDGGGGGFAPPTPLATPVHTFSYVDKVFDFILSTGARPFVELGFMPRDLATQTETLFWWKAHCSPPNDMGRWADLVTATVEHWIERYGLDEVRQWRFEVWNEPNLYPLFWTGTRTQYFELYEATVRAIKAVDAGLLVGGPSTSVFVPDARYAGEVPDREASVATAEAEDVDALDWRPVWIEEFIAWCAERDLPVDFLSAHLYPTDYAAASDGSARAITRYVDATYDDLTLLRRIIAASPYPDAEVHLTEWSSSPSSRDRTHDTLFAATWITRAYLRCAHLADSISYWTFTDVFEEGGAGLGPFHGGFGLVNEQGLHKPTFHAFAMLAQLGDEVLAELPHGVLTRDRTTGRVAGVLFHYPDEMGGASVEQQHSYERARAYGDVGTPRAVRHTIAGLPAGATFDLVQLDLDHGDVAEAWHHMGEPVNLTRPQEAELRAVADDLLRDVLVASDEGVLEIDLVLPPWAVVGIVQTSPATED; from the coding sequence ATGCCGGCCGCGCCCCACCCCGCCCCCACGGTCGACGGCGCGCCCGCCGACGGTCGCACGCTGCGGCACGTGTGGAACGAGTGCGTCGGAGCGGGCCGCGCCAACGAGGCGCTGCGCGCCGACTGGCAGCAGCACTTCCGCGAGGCCGTCGACGTGCTCGGCGCGCGCTACGTGCGGTTCCACGGCCTGTTCCACGACGACATGTTCGTGTACCGCGGCAACGACGGTGGCGGTGGCGGCTTCGCGCCGCCGACCCCGCTGGCGACACCGGTCCACACGTTCTCGTACGTCGACAAGGTGTTCGACTTCATCCTGTCGACCGGCGCGCGCCCGTTCGTCGAGCTCGGCTTCATGCCGCGCGACCTGGCGACGCAGACCGAGACGCTGTTCTGGTGGAAGGCCCACTGCAGCCCGCCCAACGACATGGGCCGCTGGGCCGACCTCGTCACCGCGACCGTCGAGCACTGGATCGAGCGCTACGGCCTCGACGAGGTCCGGCAGTGGCGCTTCGAGGTGTGGAACGAGCCGAACCTGTACCCGCTGTTCTGGACGGGCACGCGCACGCAGTACTTCGAGCTCTACGAGGCCACGGTGCGCGCGATCAAGGCGGTCGACGCCGGCCTGCTCGTCGGCGGCCCGTCGACCAGCGTGTTCGTCCCCGACGCGCGGTACGCCGGCGAGGTCCCCGACCGGGAGGCGTCGGTGGCGACCGCGGAGGCCGAGGACGTCGACGCGCTCGACTGGCGCCCGGTGTGGATCGAGGAGTTCATTGCCTGGTGCGCCGAGCGCGACCTGCCGGTCGACTTCCTGTCCGCGCACCTGTACCCCACGGACTATGCGGCGGCGTCCGACGGCTCCGCACGGGCCATCACCCGCTACGTCGACGCCACCTACGACGACCTCACGCTGCTGCGGCGGATCATCGCCGCGAGCCCCTACCCCGACGCCGAGGTCCACCTCACCGAGTGGTCCTCGTCGCCGTCGAGCCGCGACCGCACCCACGACACGCTGTTCGCCGCCACGTGGATCACGCGTGCCTACCTGCGCTGCGCCCACCTCGCCGACTCCATCTCCTACTGGACGTTCACCGACGTCTTCGAGGAGGGGGGTGCAGGACTCGGCCCGTTCCACGGCGGCTTCGGGCTCGTCAACGAGCAGGGACTGCACAAGCCGACGTTCCACGCGTTCGCGATGCTCGCGCAGCTCGGCGACGAGGTCCTCGCCGAGCTGCCGCACGGCGTGCTGACGCGCGACCGCACCACCGGGCGCGTCGCCGGCGTGCTGTTCCACTACCCCGACGAGATGGGCGGCGCGTCCGTCGAGCAGCAGCACTCGTACGAGCGCGCGCGGGCCTACGGGGACGTCGGCACCCCCCGGGCGGTGCGTCACACGATCGCCGGGCTGCCCGCCGGCGCCACGTTCGACCTCGTCCAGCTCGACCTCGACCACGGCGACGTCGCCGAGGCGTGGCACCACATGGGCGAGCCGGTCAACCTCACGCGCCCGCAGGAGGCCGAGCTGCGCGCCGTCGCCGACGACCTGCTGCGTGACGTCCTCGTGGCGTCCGACGAGGGCGTCCTCGAGATCGACCTCGTGCTGCCGCCGTGGGCGGTCGTCGGGATCGTCCAGACGTCACCCGCCACGGAGGACTGA
- a CDS encoding CPBP family intramembrane glutamic endopeptidase — translation MSSTYVVVDPTQVAGTYAYHRLARTRPGWWRPLLVGLVAGGLYLAALAAAAAVAGVVALVAGPGALETLAGLDLLDMRDPTSFALAMLTIVLMLPAVVVATRLLGARPVGLLASVAGRVRWGWAGRCLGLAAAVALVVQGLDLVVAEAAGTPWEPRVDERTVPLLVLVVLLVPAQCVAEEVLFRGYLVQAVGTWLRHPAFAVVLPVPLFVVGHAYVGLAMVDIAVWALAMGWLVWRTGGLEAASAAHVVNNTLVFTLGSVDLADLELVDIAPDALAISTLSTLVYVGLVELQVRRTRPARVRVVHAPAPVPVTWAAGGPAPAWRDVRDAAPHDAWGTPSPPS, via the coding sequence GTGAGCAGCACGTACGTCGTCGTCGACCCCACCCAGGTGGCCGGCACCTACGCCTACCACCGCCTGGCCCGCACCCGGCCCGGGTGGTGGCGCCCGCTGCTCGTCGGCCTCGTCGCCGGCGGTCTGTACCTGGCGGCGCTCGCCGCGGCCGCCGCGGTCGCGGGCGTCGTCGCGCTCGTCGCCGGGCCGGGGGCGCTCGAGACGCTGGCCGGCCTCGACCTGCTCGACATGCGCGACCCGACGTCGTTCGCGCTGGCGATGCTGACGATCGTGCTGATGCTGCCCGCCGTCGTGGTGGCGACCCGCCTGCTCGGTGCGCGGCCCGTCGGCCTGCTGGCGTCCGTCGCCGGGCGCGTCCGCTGGGGCTGGGCCGGACGGTGCCTCGGCCTCGCGGCCGCTGTCGCCCTGGTCGTGCAGGGTCTCGACCTCGTGGTCGCCGAGGCCGCGGGCACGCCCTGGGAGCCGCGCGTCGACGAGCGCACGGTCCCGCTGCTCGTGCTCGTCGTGCTGCTCGTGCCGGCGCAGTGCGTCGCCGAGGAGGTGCTGTTCCGGGGGTACCTCGTCCAGGCGGTCGGCACGTGGCTGCGGCACCCGGCGTTCGCGGTCGTCCTGCCGGTCCCGCTGTTCGTCGTCGGGCATGCCTACGTCGGGCTGGCGATGGTCGACATCGCCGTGTGGGCCCTCGCGATGGGCTGGTTGGTGTGGCGGACGGGTGGTCTGGAGGCAGCGTCCGCGGCGCACGTGGTCAACAACACCCTCGTCTTCACCCTCGGCTCCGTGGACCTCGCCGACCTGGAGCTCGTCGACATCGCGCCGGACGCCCTCGCCATCTCGACGCTGAGCACGCTGGTCTACGTCGGCCTCGTCGAGCTGCAGGTCAGGCGCACGCGTCCCGCCCGCGTCCGGGTCGTCCACGCGCCCGCGCCGGTGCCCGTCACCTGGGCCGCGGGCGGGCCGGCACCGGCCTGGCGGGACGTGCGCGACGCCGCACCGCACGACGCGTGGGGCACGCCGTCACCACCGTCGTGA
- a CDS encoding LacI family DNA-binding transcriptional regulator — protein MTGRATPRRVTLDDVARRAGVSKATVSKALNGRSDVASDTRERVLRAVTDLDYAPTTDRGRAPRADVLVAVLDVLESPYMTHVLGGILGATTAAGVDLVVRLAPDRDQRGTRAAARAWVAQQRAVGAVGVVGLTLARPDALLLAAQEAGLPVVMVDPVDTQEARVVSIGATNWDGGRSATEHLLGLGHRRIGWVGGPRGSAAARDRLHGYRAALDAAGLEVDPALVRSDEFAVETGTQHARELLRLPDPPTAVIAGDDEIAVGVLAAAQELGVPVPAALSVVGFDDTPQASWTSPRLTSVHQPLDGMGRMAVETVLAMAAGAEPASWSVQLATTLVVRESTAPPPTAS, from the coding sequence GTGACCGGACGTGCGACGCCCCGCCGCGTCACGCTCGACGACGTCGCGCGTCGGGCCGGCGTCTCCAAGGCCACCGTGTCCAAGGCGCTCAACGGCCGCAGCGACGTCGCCTCCGACACCCGCGAGCGCGTGCTGCGCGCGGTCACCGACCTCGACTACGCACCCACGACCGACCGCGGCCGCGCACCGCGCGCCGACGTGCTCGTCGCGGTGCTCGACGTCCTCGAGTCGCCGTACATGACCCACGTCCTCGGCGGCATCCTCGGCGCCACCACCGCAGCGGGCGTCGACCTCGTCGTGCGCCTCGCCCCCGACCGCGACCAGCGCGGCACGCGCGCCGCCGCACGCGCGTGGGTCGCGCAGCAGCGCGCCGTCGGTGCGGTGGGCGTCGTCGGTCTCACGCTCGCCCGTCCCGACGCGCTGCTGCTCGCGGCGCAGGAGGCCGGGCTGCCCGTCGTCATGGTCGACCCCGTCGACACGCAGGAGGCGCGGGTCGTGAGCATCGGCGCGACCAACTGGGACGGCGGCCGGTCGGCCACCGAGCACCTGCTGGGGCTGGGGCACCGGCGCATCGGGTGGGTCGGGGGGCCGCGCGGCTCGGCCGCCGCGCGTGACCGCCTCCACGGCTACCGCGCGGCCCTCGACGCCGCGGGCCTCGAGGTGGACCCCGCGCTGGTCCGCAGCGACGAGTTCGCGGTCGAGACCGGCACCCAGCACGCGCGCGAGCTCCTGCGCCTGCCCGACCCGCCGACGGCCGTCATCGCGGGCGACGACGAGATCGCCGTCGGGGTGCTGGCCGCCGCGCAGGAGCTCGGCGTGCCCGTGCCGGCTGCGCTCAGCGTGGTCGGGTTCGACGACACCCCGCAGGCGAGCTGGACGAGCCCGCGCCTGACGTCGGTGCACCAGCCGCTCGACGGCATGGGACGCATGGCGGTCGAGACCGTGCTGGCCATGGCCGCGGGCGCCGAGCCGGCGTCGTGGTCCGTGCAGCTCGCGACGACGCTCGTCGTGCGGGAGTCCACGGCTCCCCCACCCACCGCCTCCTGA
- a CDS encoding YihY/virulence factor BrkB family protein has protein sequence MSATTPADDAPGAAAHKHAAPAPDDPRKPDAPTDLHKRSWLYVLRTTLREFLGDQCTDLAAALTYYAVLALAPALLAVVSLLSLVDRPEEVVESVVDLAAGAGAGDQVDGVRPVLERLTEVPAAGFALVAGLVVALWSASGYVAAFSRGMNRIYEVDEGRPIWKLRPVLLLLTAVLVVIAVLVVALLVLSGPVAESVGGAVGLSSAAVTVWQVAKWPVVLLLVVVAVALLYHGTPNVRQPRFRWLSIGAVVAIVVWVLATVGFGLYVANFSSYDETYGSLAGIVVLLLWLWLTNLALLFGAELDAELERGRELQAGMEAERTLQLPPRDTRASEKRAAKLEKDVARGRELREAASRRDS, from the coding sequence ATGAGCGCCACGACGCCCGCCGACGACGCCCCCGGCGCCGCCGCCCACAAGCACGCCGCCCCCGCGCCCGACGACCCGCGCAAGCCCGACGCCCCCACCGACCTGCACAAGAGGTCCTGGCTGTACGTGCTGCGGACCACCCTGCGGGAGTTCCTCGGCGACCAGTGCACCGACCTCGCCGCGGCGCTGACGTACTACGCGGTCCTCGCGCTCGCGCCCGCGCTGCTGGCCGTCGTCTCGCTGCTGTCGCTCGTCGACCGGCCCGAGGAGGTCGTCGAGAGCGTCGTGGACCTCGCGGCCGGCGCGGGTGCGGGCGACCAGGTCGACGGGGTCCGCCCCGTGCTCGAGCGCCTCACCGAGGTCCCCGCGGCGGGGTTCGCGCTCGTCGCCGGGCTCGTGGTCGCGCTGTGGTCCGCCTCGGGCTACGTCGCCGCGTTCAGCCGCGGCATGAACCGCATCTACGAGGTCGACGAGGGCCGCCCGATCTGGAAGCTGCGGCCCGTGCTGCTGCTGCTCACGGCCGTGCTCGTCGTCATCGCGGTGCTGGTCGTCGCGCTGCTCGTCCTGTCCGGGCCGGTCGCCGAGAGCGTCGGGGGTGCCGTCGGCCTGAGCTCGGCGGCGGTCACCGTGTGGCAGGTCGCCAAGTGGCCCGTCGTGCTGCTGCTCGTCGTCGTGGCCGTCGCGCTGCTGTACCACGGCACGCCCAACGTGCGGCAGCCGCGGTTCCGGTGGCTGAGCATCGGCGCGGTCGTGGCGATCGTCGTGTGGGTGCTCGCGACCGTCGGGTTCGGCCTGTACGTCGCGAACTTCTCGTCGTACGACGAGACCTACGGCTCGCTCGCGGGCATCGTCGTGCTGCTGCTGTGGCTGTGGCTGACGAACCTCGCGCTGCTGTTCGGCGCCGAGCTCGACGCCGAGCTGGAGCGCGGCCGCGAGCTGCAGGCCGGCATGGAGGCCGAGCGCACGCTGCAGCTGCCCCCGCGGGACACGCGCGCGAGCGAGAAGCGCGCCGCCAAGCTCGAGAAGGACGTCGCGCGCGGCCGTGAGCTGCGCGAGGCGGCGTCCCGCCGGGACTCCTGA
- a CDS encoding sensor histidine kinase, whose protein sequence is MTPTEPTAPRSRARRVWSHAWRLLLALAFGGLMSVGTYRAPGALQAEITLQPTAGTWFWADVACLLVCAPLYVLRHRAPLLVTGVVVALGSFSFLSAGLVVLAVVSIATRRRWVEIGAVYALWLASSLVGERALSQWVIQPEVLGPSDAVMVVSQAGTAALLVVTGMFIGGRRALIASLREQAATARREADARGQTARAAERNRIAREMHDVLAHRLSLVALHSGALEYRAGLDPDQVRETAAVVRANAHDALGELREVLGLLRESTPGGEEHSRPQPTFAQVDDLLEGTRAAGTPVTLVLDHVEHDDLTHLPVTTSRHLYRLVQETLTNARKHAPGQPVTVRLHGTPGERLTLTVTNPVPATAPTTPLPSSGWGLTGLAERVRLTGGHLDAHLTPDGTFTVDAWLPWATTTTEAPA, encoded by the coding sequence GTGACCCCCACCGAACCCACCGCGCCGCGCAGCCGCGCGCGGCGGGTGTGGTCGCACGCGTGGCGGCTGCTGCTCGCGCTGGCGTTCGGCGGTCTGATGAGCGTCGGGACGTACCGCGCGCCCGGTGCGCTGCAGGCCGAGATCACGCTGCAGCCGACGGCCGGCACGTGGTTCTGGGCGGACGTCGCCTGCCTCCTGGTCTGCGCGCCGTTGTACGTGCTGCGGCACCGCGCACCGCTGCTCGTCACGGGCGTGGTCGTCGCGCTCGGCTCGTTCTCGTTCCTGTCCGCCGGGCTCGTCGTCCTGGCGGTCGTGTCGATCGCGACGCGCCGGCGGTGGGTCGAGATCGGCGCGGTCTACGCGCTGTGGCTCGCGTCGTCGCTGGTGGGTGAGCGCGCACTGAGCCAGTGGGTGATCCAGCCCGAGGTGCTGGGCCCGTCGGACGCGGTGATGGTGGTCAGCCAGGCCGGGACCGCGGCGCTGCTCGTCGTGACGGGGATGTTCATCGGGGGTCGTCGCGCGCTGATCGCCTCGCTGCGCGAGCAGGCCGCCACCGCCCGGCGGGAGGCCGACGCCCGCGGCCAGACCGCCCGCGCCGCCGAACGCAACCGCATCGCCCGCGAGATGCACGACGTCCTGGCCCACCGCCTGTCCCTGGTCGCCCTGCACTCCGGCGCCCTGGAGTACCGCGCCGGCCTGGACCCCGACCAGGTCCGCGAGACCGCCGCCGTCGTGCGCGCGAACGCCCACGACGCCCTCGGCGAGCTGCGCGAGGTCCTGGGCCTGCTGCGCGAGAGCACACCCGGCGGCGAGGAGCACTCACGCCCCCAACCCACCTTCGCCCAGGTCGACGACCTCCTCGAGGGCACCCGCGCCGCCGGCACCCCCGTCACCCTCGTCCTGGACCACGTCGAGCACGACGACCTGACCCACCTGCCGGTCACCACCAGCCGCCACCTCTACCGGCTCGTCCAGGAGACCCTCACCAACGCCCGCAAGCACGCCCCCGGGCAACCGGTCACCGTCCGCCTGCACGGCACCCCCGGCGAACGCCTCACCCTGACCGTCACCAACCCCGTCCCGGCCACCGCCCCCACCACCCCCCTGCCCTCCTCCGGCTGGGGACTGACCGGCCTGGCCGAACGCGTCCGCCTCACCGGCGGCCACCTCGACGCTCACCTCACCCCCGACGGCACCTTCACCGTCGACGCCTGGCTCCCCTGGGCCACGACCACCACGGAGGCACCCGCGTGA
- a CDS encoding response regulator yields the protein MTTTTGQMQAERTTVRVVLVDDETLVRVGLRLILGADPAIEVVGEAADGVEALDVIAATSPDVVLMDIRMPRLDGLGATERLLAAQPDARVVILTTFDTDEMVLGALRLGAAGFLLKDTPPAEIVRHVLDAGAGRTTLSPSVTDRLVASVTQRPRDERRTAARRRLDELTERERDVARAIGRGLSNAEIASELFITVATVKTHISRILEQMPADNRTHIAICVHEAGDV from the coding sequence GTGACCACGACGACCGGGCAGATGCAGGCCGAGCGCACCACGGTGCGCGTCGTGCTGGTCGACGACGAGACGCTCGTGCGCGTCGGGCTGCGGCTCATCCTGGGGGCGGACCCGGCGATCGAGGTGGTCGGCGAGGCCGCCGACGGCGTCGAGGCGCTCGACGTCATCGCGGCGACGTCGCCCGACGTCGTGCTCATGGACATCCGGATGCCGCGCCTGGACGGGCTGGGGGCGACCGAGCGGCTCCTGGCGGCGCAGCCCGACGCGCGCGTCGTCATCCTCACGACCTTCGACACGGACGAGATGGTGCTCGGTGCGCTGCGGCTGGGTGCCGCGGGATTCCTGCTGAAGGACACCCCGCCGGCGGAGATCGTGCGGCACGTGCTGGACGCGGGCGCCGGCCGCACGACGCTCTCGCCGTCGGTGACGGACCGCCTCGTCGCGTCGGTCACCCAGCGTCCGCGTGACGAGCGACGCACGGCTGCCCGCCGCCGGCTGGACGAGCTCACGGAACGCGAGCGGGACGTCGCGCGTGCCATCGGCCGCGGGCTGTCGAACGCCGAGATCGCCTCCGAGCTGTTCATCACCGTCGCCACGGTGAAGACCCACATCAGCCGCATCCTCGAGCAGATGCCGGCGGACAACCGCACGCACATCGCGATCTGCGTGCACGAGGCCGGGGACGTGTGA
- a CDS encoding sensor histidine kinase, with protein MTTTLVPERSRGRRAWDLTWRLLVAGLVGLGAVVAVWGTAAEADPQFEARTSAMVWFFTVEVLSLFVATPLYVLRGRAPLLMTGVIVVVSSFSQVTLGLAMLAVVSMATRRRWVEILPVGLLWVGGGLIGDRLFDRYVAPPPEVSTTTDLVATMLGPVVLYALLAVTGMFIGGRRALIASLREQAATARREADARGQTARAAERNRIAREMHDVLAHRLSLVALHSGALEYRAGLDPDQVRETAAVVRANAHDALGELREVLGLLRESTPGGEEHSRPQPTFAQVDDLLEGTRAAGTPVTLVLDHVEHDDLTHLPVTTSRHLYRLVQETLTNARKHAPGQPVTVRLHGTPGERLTLTVTNPVPATAPTTPLPSSGWGLTGLAERVRLTGGHLDAHLTPDGTFTVDAWLPWAAAPETPA; from the coding sequence GTGACCACCACCCTCGTGCCGGAGCGCAGCCGGGGCCGACGTGCGTGGGACCTCACCTGGCGGCTCCTCGTCGCCGGGCTGGTCGGGCTGGGCGCCGTCGTCGCGGTGTGGGGGACCGCCGCCGAGGCGGACCCGCAGTTCGAGGCGCGCACGAGCGCGATGGTGTGGTTCTTCACCGTCGAGGTGCTGAGCCTGTTCGTCGCGACGCCCCTGTACGTGCTGCGTGGCCGCGCGCCGCTGCTGATGACGGGTGTCATCGTGGTGGTGTCGTCGTTCTCGCAGGTGACGCTGGGCCTGGCGATGCTCGCGGTCGTGTCGATGGCGACGCGCCGGCGGTGGGTCGAGATCCTGCCGGTCGGTCTGCTGTGGGTCGGCGGCGGCCTGATCGGCGACCGCCTCTTCGACCGGTACGTCGCCCCGCCGCCCGAGGTCTCGACGACGACCGACCTCGTCGCGACGATGCTCGGGCCCGTCGTGCTGTACGCCCTGCTGGCCGTGACGGGGATGTTCATCGGGGGTCGTCGCGCGCTGATCGCCTCGCTGCGCGAGCAGGCCGCCACCGCCCGGCGGGAGGCCGACGCCCGCGGCCAGACCGCCCGCGCCGCCGAACGCAACCGCATCGCCCGCGAGATGCACGACGTCCTGGCCCACCGCCTGTCCCTGGTCGCCCTGCACTCCGGCGCCCTGGAGTACCGCGCCGGCCTGGACCCCGACCAGGTCCGCGAGACCGCCGCCGTCGTGCGCGCGAACGCCCACGACGCCCTCGGCGAGCTGCGCGAGGTCCTGGGCCTGCTGCGCGAGAGCACACCCGGCGGCGAGGAGCACTCACGCCCCCAACCCACCTTCGCCCAGGTCGACGACCTCCTCGAGGGCACCCGCGCCGCCGGCACCCCCGTCACCCTCGTCCTGGACCACGTCGAGCACGACGACCTGACCCACCTGCCGGTCACCACCAGCCGCCACCTCTACCGGCTCGTCCAGGAGACCCTCACCAACGCCCGCAAGCACGCCCCCGGGCAACCGGTCACCGTCCGCCTGCACGGCACCCCCGGCGAACGCCTCACCCTGACCGTCACCAACCCCGTCCCGGCCACCGCCCCCACCACCCCCCTGCCCTCCTCCGGCTGGGGACTGACCGGCCTGGCCGAACGCGTCCGCCTCACCGGCGGCCACCTCGACGCTCACCTCACCCCCGACGGCACCTTCACCGTCGACGCCTGGCTCCCCTGGGCGGCGGCGCCGGAGACACCGGCCTGA